AGGCCGGATTGAGCATGGCGACGCGGGCGCTCGCTGTGGAGTTCGCGCCGGCGGTGCGCGTCAACGAGGTCACAGTGGGGCTGGTGCTGACCGACGCGGCCAGCGACTACTACGGCGACGACGACGGCCCGGCTCGCGTCGCCGGCGTGATCCCGATGCAGCGGATGGCCACCGCACAGGATGTCGCGGGCGCGGTGCTCCTGCTGTGCTCGCCGCTTGCGGGATACATCAACGGTGCGTCACTGCTGGTCGACGGAGGCGGCGAACTGCCGGCCCGACTACTGGCGGCGCGGCCGCCGACCCCCGGCTGATCCGGCGGGTTGGACGTCACCGGGTGTTCAGCCCGAGCCGCTGTCCGAAATACGCCCGCCATGCCGAGTTGGTGCCCAGCCGATGCTGCTCGGCCTTACCGCGCTTGAGGTAGTGGTGGATCGGGTATTCGAAGGTGAAGCCGCTTCCGCCGTGCAGTTGCAGGCAATCGGCAGCGACCGTCATCAGGGCATCGGTGCAGACGACTTTGGCCAGAGGTGCAAGGACCGCGAGTTCGTCGCCGAGGGCCTCCTGCCCGGCGCGCGGTGTGACCTCCCCGCTCGCGACCCCGACCGCGTAGTCCGCGGTCGCCCTGGCTTCGGCTGCGGTCAGATACAGATCCGCCGCGCGATGCCGCAGCGCCTGGAAAGTGCCCAGTGCACGGCCGAACTGCTCTCGCGTCTTCAGATGCTCCACGGTCGTCTCGAGACACGATCGGGCCGCGGCCGCGCACTCGACCGCGCTGGAGAGCAGGGCGATCATCCGCAGCTCATCCGCCAGGTCGGGGCCGCCGAGGATCCTGCCGTGCGCGCGGGTGAAGATCACCTCGCCGAGGCGGCGCGTGTGGTCGAGACCGGATTGGGCGGTCACGGCGACACCCTCGGCCGCGGCGTCGACGACGGCGACTTGGTCGGCTCCCACCGCGACCAGCAGATCGGCGCTGCCGGCGAAGGCGACGCAGCGAGCCGAGCCCGACACGATCCCGTCCGACCCGATCTCGATCCCGGTCGCCGTCACCGGCTCCCCGCGGTGGGCGGTCAGGCCGGCGACGGCAACGACCGCTGCCTCACCGGACAGCCGGCCGAGCACCTCCTGCGCGGCGGGTTCGACACCGACCCGGCCCAGCGCCGTACCCACGACAAGGGCGTCGACCAGCGGTGAGGGCGCGAGCACCCGGCCCAGTTGCTCGATCACGGCCATCGCCTCGGCCAGTCCTAGACCAAGCCCGCCGAACTCCTCGGGGACCGGCACACCGGCCCAGCCCAGTCCCACCGCCTGCGCGTGCAGCAGTGGGTCGAAGCCCTCGTCGGTATCGATGACGCGGTCGCGCCAGCCGGACTCCAGATCGGTGAAGACCTCCGCCACTCCGGCGGCCAATTGCGCTCGCAACTCGAGGGATTCGGTGCTGGTGATGGTCATCGGCTGGTTATCCCCTCGGCAGCCCGAGCACCCGCTCGGAGATGATGTTGCGCTGGATCTCATCGGATCCGCCGTAGATCGTGTCGGCTCGGCTGAAGAGGAAAGCGGTCTGCTGCGGCGAGAGGCCGTAGGTCGCGCCATCCACCGTCAACCCGTCGGTGCCCAGGACGTCGATCGCGAGCTCACCCAACGCACGGTGCCATCCGGCCCACTGGAGTTTGGATGCCGATGCTTCGAAGCCGCTCAACTCGGCGGAGGATCGCAGCGTCGACACCGCCAGATGCCGCAGCACCTGCAGGCCGACCCAGGCGCGGGTCAGGCGCTCGGCGATCTCCGGATCCTGCGCGGCGCCATTGTCGCGGGCCACGGCGATCACGCCGGCCAGTTCCCGCCCGAAGCCGATCTGCTGGCCAAGGGTGGAGACTCCGCGCTCGAAGCCCAACGTGCCCATCGCGACCTTCCAGCCCTGGCCCTCCTCGCCTACGAGGTTGGTGGTCGGGGTCCGAGCGCCGTCGAAGAACACCTCGTTGAACTCGCTGCGCCGAGTGATCTGAGGAATGGGGCGGACGTCGATGCCGGGCTGATCCATCGGGACCAGCAGGTAGGACAGACCGTGGTGCCGGACGGAATTCGGGTCAGTGCGGACGACCGCGAAGCACCAGTCCGCGAGATGGGCCAGCGAGGTCCACACCTTCTGACCGGTGATGACGTAGTCATCTCCATCGCGCCGGGCGCTGGTCCGCACGCCGGCGAGGTCGGACCCGGCGCCGGGCTCGGAGTAGCCCTGGCACCACAGAGTCGTGCCGGCCAGGATGCCCGGCAGGAACCGCTGGCGCTGATCTGCGGTACCGAAGGCAAGCAGCGTCGGACCCAGGAGCTGCTCACCGATGTGCCCCAATCGACCCGGCCCACCCGCCCGGGCGTATTCCTCGTGGAAGATCACCTGCTGGCCGAGGGTCGCCCCTCGTCCGCCGTCTGCCACCGGCCAGCCCAAACCGATCCACCCGCCCTCGCCGAGCCGGCGCTCCCAGTCGCGGCGCCGGTCGAGTGATTCATCCTCCTTGCCGGCGCCGCCACGTCCGACCAGATCACGGAACTCACCGCCGAGTTCGTGGTCGAGCCATTCGCGCGCCTCCCGTCGCACGTCCTCGTCGGCGACGTCGTGGCCCAATGGGCGAGGTGCACGGTGTTGTGACGTCATCTCACGCTCCGTAGACAGGGGTGACTGGCTGGGCGCGCGATTCGAGGCTGGCCACGATGTCCGTCAGCTCAGCGGGGTCGAGCCGTCGACCCGCGTCCAGCGACGGACCGTGCGCCCAACCCTCGCACAACCACACCTGACCACCGGCCACCTCGAGGGTCCGACCGGTGACGTTCGCACGATCCGATCCGAGCCATACGACGACGGGCGAGATGTTGGCCGGATCCATGGCATCGAATCCTTCCTCGGGGGCGGCCATCTGGTCGGCGAAGACCGCTTCGGTCATCGGGGTGCGTGCCGACGGTGCGATCGCGTTGACCAAGACGTCGTAGCGGCCCCATTCGGCCGCCGCCACCTGGGTCAACGCGAGGATCGCGGCCTTGCTGGCCGCGTAGTTACCCTGCCCGACTGAGCCGAAGAGCCCAGCGCCGGAACTGGTGTTGACCACGCGGGCCGCGACCGGCCGGCCCTCCTTGTGCCGGGCGCGCCAGTGCGCGACCGCGTGCCGCATGGTCGCGGCGTGACCTTTGAGGTTGACCCGGATCACTGCGTCCCATTCGTCCTCGCTGACCGTCGCGAGCATCCGGTCGCGGTTGATGCCCGCGTTGTTGACCAGGGTGTGCAACTCCCCGAATCGGTCGACAGTGGTCGCGATCAACTCGCAGGCGAACTCCCAATCGGCGATATCCCCGCGGACGACCAGCACCGGGTGACCCTGGGCAGCCAACTCGTCGGCAACCGTCTGAACATCGGGCCCGAGATCATTCAGGACGACCGTGGCGCCGGCTTCAGCGAAGGCGCGGGCGTGCGCAGCGCCGAGGCCCTGCCCGGCACCGGTCACAATGACAACGCGGCCGGCGCAGATCCCGTCGCGGACGCTGGGGGTCGGGGACGGATCGCGGACGGTCGCCATGTCCTCAGACAACCACAAGCGGTCTAGTCAAGCAAGCGCTTGGTAGATAGCCTGGGTGCATGCCGCCTGAGTCGACGCACAGTGCTGTGGTCACGGGCGCCACGGGGGGTATCGGCAGTGCCGTGGCCCGGGTGCTCGCCCGGGACGGATTCGACCTCGCGCTCACCTACGGCAGAAGCAGTGCCGCTGCGCAGGACCTGGTCGATGAGCTCGAAGGGATCGGACGCCGGGTGATCGCGCTACCGTTCGATCTGGGCGATCTCGACGCACCGAGCGCCCTCGCCGCGGCTGTGACAGCGGAGTTCGGCGGAGTCGACGCCCTGGTCCACGCCGCCGGACCGCATGTGCCGATGCGGCATCTGTCGACGGTCGACCCCGTCGAATTCGCCCGGCAGTGTCAGCAGGAGGGGATCGCCTTCTTCGCCCTGGTGGCGGCCTTCCTGCCGCTACTACGGGAGCGATCGG
The window above is part of the Branchiibius hedensis genome. Proteins encoded here:
- a CDS encoding SDR family oxidoreductase produces the protein MATVRDPSPTPSVRDGICAGRVVIVTGAGQGLGAAHARAFAEAGATVVLNDLGPDVQTVADELAAQGHPVLVVRGDIADWEFACELIATTVDRFGELHTLVNNAGINRDRMLATVSEDEWDAVIRVNLKGHAATMRHAVAHWRARHKEGRPVAARVVNTSSGAGLFGSVGQGNYAASKAAILALTQVAAAEWGRYDVLVNAIAPSARTPMTEAVFADQMAAPEEGFDAMDPANISPVVVWLGSDRANVTGRTLEVAGGQVWLCEGWAHGPSLDAGRRLDPAELTDIVASLESRAQPVTPVYGA
- a CDS encoding acyl-CoA dehydrogenase family protein; the encoded protein is MTSQHRAPRPLGHDVADEDVRREAREWLDHELGGEFRDLVGRGGAGKEDESLDRRRDWERRLGEGGWIGLGWPVADGGRGATLGQQVIFHEEYARAGGPGRLGHIGEQLLGPTLLAFGTADQRQRFLPGILAGTTLWCQGYSEPGAGSDLAGVRTSARRDGDDYVITGQKVWTSLAHLADWCFAVVRTDPNSVRHHGLSYLLVPMDQPGIDVRPIPQITRRSEFNEVFFDGARTPTTNLVGEEGQGWKVAMGTLGFERGVSTLGQQIGFGRELAGVIAVARDNGAAQDPEIAERLTRAWVGLQVLRHLAVSTLRSSAELSGFEASASKLQWAGWHRALGELAIDVLGTDGLTVDGATYGLSPQQTAFLFSRADTIYGGSDEIQRNIISERVLGLPRG
- a CDS encoding acyl-CoA dehydrogenase family protein, which translates into the protein MTITSTESLELRAQLAAGVAEVFTDLESGWRDRVIDTDEGFDPLLHAQAVGLGWAGVPVPEEFGGLGLGLAEAMAVIEQLGRVLAPSPLVDALVVGTALGRVGVEPAAQEVLGRLSGEAAVVAVAGLTAHRGEPVTATGIEIGSDGIVSGSARCVAFAGSADLLVAVGADQVAVVDAAAEGVAVTAQSGLDHTRRLGEVIFTRAHGRILGGPDLADELRMIALLSSAVECAAAARSCLETTVEHLKTREQFGRALGTFQALRHRAADLYLTAAEARATADYAVGVASGEVTPRAGQEALGDELAVLAPLAKVVCTDALMTVAADCLQLHGGSGFTFEYPIHHYLKRGKAEQHRLGTNSAWRAYFGQRLGLNTR
- a CDS encoding SDR family NAD(P)-dependent oxidoreductase, whose product is MPPESTHSAVVTGATGGIGSAVARVLARDGFDLALTYGRSSAAAQDLVDELEGIGRRVIALPFDLGDLDAPSALAAAVTAEFGGVDALVHAAGPHVPMRHLSTVDPVEFARQCQQEGIAFFALVAAFLPLLRERSGSITAVTTAATTRYPVRDGLSAAPKATIEALVRAVAAEEGRYGVRANCVGPGMLTDGMAARLMADGELDDAALAVTRRNIPLRRFGSALDVAEAVAFLVSERAGFVSGQKLDVDGAYGV